AGACGCGGCATCCATCAGCTCCATGATCGCCGGCTGGATGCCCGCCGCGGTCACCGCCGCGGAACCACCGGCAGCCGCGCGCACGGTGGGGAAGGTCGCTGCGATCGTGCAGACCTCCCCGGCGGTGAGGCGGCGGAGCTTCAGGGTTGCGCCCACGATCACGCCGAGGGTTCCCTCCGAGCCGATGAAGAGCGAGGTGAGGTCGAGGCCCGTGACGCCCTTGACGGTGCGGTGCCCGAGGGAGAGCAGCCGCCCGTCGGCGAGGACGACATCGAGGCCGAGCACCGCGTCGCGGACCACGCCGTACTTCGCGCACAGAAGGCCGCCGGCCCCGGTGGCGATGTTGCCGCCGACGGTCGAGATGGCCCGGCTCGCCGGATCGGGAGCCCACCACAGTCCGTGCGGGGCGAGAGCGGCGTTGAGATCGGCGTTGAGGATGCCGGGTTCGACGACCGCGATCAGGTCGTCGGCGCGCACCTCGAGCACCCGGCGCATCCCGCGGACCGAGAGGGCGATCTCACCCGCGCCGGCGTTCGCGCCGCCGGCGAGTCCGGTGCGCGCCCCCTGGGTGACGACAGGGGTCGAGGTCTCGCTCGCGACGCGGAGGGTCGCCTGCACATCGGCGACGTCGCGCGCGTGGATGACGGCGAGGGGCGGGCCGGAAGCGGCGTGGCCGGACTTGTCGGCGCGCGCGGCCTCGCGGGCGGCGTCGGAGTCATCCACGCGATCGCCCAGCGCCGCGCGGAGCGCGTCGAGCACTGCGCGGACGTCGGGGGTCACGACGACAGCTGTCGCCGGCCGGCGAACACCCCGGCGGTGACGGCGATGACGCCGAAGACGACGCCGACCCAGACCGCGCCGAGGTCCCACCACGCGAGGACGGCGGCGGCATAGACGAGCAGCTCGACGAAAGCCCGCACGAACGGGTGCACCGCGAACACGGCGCGGGGCGAGACGAACAGCGCCCAGATGAGGATCGCGATCACCGGGGCGCCGATGCCGGCGACGATGTTCCAGGGGAGAGGCCAGGCGACGAAGCCCCAGAAGGCCAGCGAGACGAAGGCGAACAGCTCGCAGACGAAGGCGAGGATGTCGATTCCCGACAGTGGTGCACGGGTGCCGGCGGGGCGCCCCTCTGCCGGCGCTTGCGGCTGCTGGGGTGCGACGTTCGGCGTCGGCGCGGGGCTCGATCCGGAGGTGCGCCCAGCGTCCGTCCGCGGTGTCTGGGTGGGCTCTTCGGGCATTGCTCCAGTCTAGGCGCGGGGGTGCGCCCTGAACCCGGGATGCCGGGGGTTGGCTCCGGCAACGGCGCTCACTCCTGCGCCCACGGGATCCGGCCGTCGGGATGGAACGCGATCCCCTGTCGCCGCCAAAGCGGGCCGAGTCCGCCGACGCGGCGGCGGAACGACTCCCACGAGCGCTCGGGGGTGGAGCCGAGGGGTGCCGACCACGCCGCTTCGGCTGCGGCGGCCAGGCGCGGGAACATCATGGTGTCCAGGCCCGCGAGGTCGTCGATGGTCTCGGTCCACACGGCCGCTT
The Microbacterium sp. SLBN-154 DNA segment above includes these coding regions:
- a CDS encoding YrdB family protein: MPEEPTQTPRTDAGRTSGSSPAPTPNVAPQQPQAPAEGRPAGTRAPLSGIDILAFVCELFAFVSLAFWGFVAWPLPWNIVAGIGAPVIAILIWALFVSPRAVFAVHPFVRAFVELLVYAAAVLAWWDLGAVWVGVVFGVIAVTAGVFAGRRQLSS
- a CDS encoding FAD-binding oxidoreductase, which encodes MTPDVRAVLDALRAALGDRVDDSDAAREAARADKSGHAASGPPLAVIHARDVADVQATLRVASETSTPVVTQGARTGLAGGANAGAGEIALSVRGMRRVLEVRADDLIAVVEPGILNADLNAALAPHGLWWAPDPASRAISTVGGNIATGAGGLLCAKYGVVRDAVLGLDVVLADGRLLSLGHRTVKGVTGLDLTSLFIGSEGTLGVIVGATLKLRRLTAGEVCTIAATFPTVRAAAGGSAAVTAAGIQPAIMELMDAASLAAVHALLNLPHPTPGASQLTIQTDGAAARAEADQIAAILAAAGGTVALSHDPEEGERLLSIRRSMHPAMESLGTTLIEDVSVPRSALPAMFDEIARIEREYAMTIPTVAHAGDGNLHPNFIYPGPGEVPAEVWEAADELFRAALRLGGTLTGEHGVGVLKRRWLADELGDDQWRLQREIARVFDPQGILNPGKVFA